The Erigeron canadensis isolate Cc75 chromosome 1, C_canadensis_v1, whole genome shotgun sequence genome segment AACCTATAGTATTCACAATTAACATATGAATAAGAGTAATACATTtctaatatgtttttcttaacgACAatagaatatatttattaaaattaaacaaaatttcaAGCAAGAAGCTAgaataaaatacaaatacaaagtaCAACATATAAGAGATTTATCTAGATAGAAAATCAACAAGTACATATTCTAGAACTTAGTCGGGTTCTTTAACTCTAAAGAGTAAAGTGATAAGAAAAACTCATGGCACTTATAAAAACTggacatgaaaaaaaaaatctccacCAAAAAAGATCGCATCACGAGCTTTCATTTTATGGTGTTTTTGATGTAATCTCATACAAGACTCAAGGCATCCAAAAACAAAGACTTAAATATGAACAGCAATACAACCTCAACCATCAATGGGTTCACGATCTATTTTTAACAAGTTACAAATTTGCTTTTTCccgtataaaatatataaacagtTAATTTAAGCTCGCTTATGAATTAAACAAGTAACTTTTGTGGTTctgtagtttttatttatttatgttctaTTCGAGTCTTGATAGGTTATGTCGACAACCTTTTTGTTGTTTCATAattaatatatgattttgttattttgtctCTACTCTACATGTCGACCTATACATATGTGCTTTGGACCCGCCAAAATCACACACGATATTGACACTTCACTCAAACTTCACATAAGCAGATTACAGATTTATAGGTGCCTTGACATTTTGATATACGCATAACGCatgttttcttatataattttttgtttctgaAAGAAAATTATGTACTAAAACAACGTTGAATGTTATTAACCCGAGATTTTACCTTTAAAGTGATTGGAATGACAATTCTATAgcaattaaagataaaaatgacaATTCTATAgcaattaaagataaaaaatcgTTAAACTAAAAGTAAAGTAATTCACAATATCGTTTCTCACGAGTTATGAGTTCTAATACCATATTTAACGTTGTATGAGAGATATTAAGATGTAAACATTAAACAAGCTTAACCTTATTTATGGAAAAAAGACTATTTCTGATTATACCTAAAATACAAAACTAGAAAACGAACTTCTGGCTTTGCAATAAGTAAAATTCAAACTTTTGACTTATGTTTTTAAAGACAATGATGTTAAATAAGGAAAAACATTGTGGATAATAATGGGTTGGGATCGTTTGAAATGAACTTTATAGATAAAGTTGAGAATTTTAATAGctgaattaaaatcaatagtcAAGATTAAAAAgtcacttttaaattttaacctttAGCTTTAGAGAATCTCCATCAAATCATAATTAAgataattttgaagaaaaatcaaGTAATTACTAATCCCATTAACTAAAGAAATTAATACTTCTAAAACATAAATCCCATCAACGCTAATTTGTACATATGGTTTAAGATGGAACAAAAATACTACTATTGTACTAACGAACTAGCATAAAGTAGAATTACTACATTATAGGATAATAGACATTCTCATTTCCAACACTTTCTTGTGAGAATTAGAATGTTTATGATTCACAAAGGTAGGACTTTTGGCTGGTCTATATTCGGGCAGCAGCCTGCCCGACTTATATCTCACTCCACATGCATTACACAATGTTTTTGGTCCTTTTGGCCCTGCCCTCCACTGTGGGGTTCTTTGTGAGAGACAATGTGTACATTTCCTTCCTTGCCCCTGCCCGGAACTACTACTACTAGTGCCAAATCCAATGCTGTTATGAGTTGTACATTTTTTTGGGTCACTTTCAGCTAACCAATAATGTTGATGCAGCATTTTGGGCTTAGACCAACATTTTGGgcttctttttattttgctCCTTGCCTTGCTAGGTACAACTATTTTAAGCATCGAATtagtttcttttacttttgctTGTTCTGGTGTGGTACCTTCTGCTTTAAAAGTTGTACTCTGGGGGGGTTTTAGTGGTGGCGGGATACAATTTCCACTGCTTGATAAACAATCTTCCACAAATATTGATAGCCATTCCATGTTAACATCaacttcttcctatattcaGAATACAACATTAGATGTAGGATGTACAAGTCACTATTGCATAGGataaattaaaatgtgaaaCTAAAATCAAAGATACGTGAGGATTTTCCGCAAGTTGGGTGACAACCCATTCTCACTTTTCTCTAATTAAATTGTaatttacaattatttaattaggTTTAAGTTTTGCCGTTGGCTAGATGTACAAAAGTACGAGTCCAAAAAGAACTTTCACATttcatataaaagaaaaaacacacaTGACACAAAATAAGAATTCTTAAGAAGATGATTTTAAGAATTGCAATATTATTTGTATGGTTATCGTATATGTAAGGAAAAGGGGATATAAAAACTTGTATTTAAAAAGGTACTAGTGCAAGAAGCACAAGAAGTGTACCACGGAATGGCCGGAAAGGAGGTCATCAAGGCTGCAAAGAACATGTTGCTCCGGCGGATAGTTGGCCGGAAGACTGCCGGAAAGAGAGATATTGTGGCAGAAAGCCATAAAGCTAGGTACTCTTGGAAACAAAGAAAAGGAGTTGAGAAATATACACACTATAGCAAAAACTGTAACACGAATATGTTATTTATGGAGAGACATTTGAAGCAAAGTcacctttttaattttatttttacttttatgtgTCGGcagataaaatacaaaaagaaatttaaattgGTTGAACCCCACATGATGTCTCTCTCTGCCTCTCACATGCATGCGCATACATACACACATTGATATAcatattacatacatatatttcgTGTTGTATAATACATCATCAAATTTTGACATGTAAAGAATAAACACTGTGTTTTCGGACTGTTATTCTTTGGATTCTATTGCATTGTAATGTAAGGTTATCTTTAATCCTtgattatccttttttttccttGTAAAGTGTGTTTAGGTATTCGTGTAATGCTTTATACTTGCATGGTATTTGTACAACGCTGTGGTGTTCGTGACGGCAAcaatgtggtggtgggggatgACTGTTGGTGGTAATGCGATGTCATGTGTGTAGAtgtgtagataattaatgtaaaagtaattgatataaaacgttaatgaagatattttaaacaaataaaggACCGATAGTTTAATGtaatcattaagggtattttagatatttccTCCCATGTGACTTTCAACATAggggttattctttttataagatagtatagattaaataaggatgtgtaaggatgtttgtataaTTGAAAGTAAATTTAAAGAATATTAAGGATTATTATTTGACAATTAAAAGACGTTTAAAAACGTagttagcattggagatagcctaattATATTGTCTTCCTACCAATAACCTCTCCGTCTAAATAGCTAGAGACTTAGAATTGAGATATAATTTCaacaaattattaaattaagGTTAAAAATCTTGGTTACTAGGTAATAAATTCATAACATAATTTTGTCATATACAACAAATACAAATAACTTACTGTTTAAAGCAAAAATTGttgtaaatgataaaaatatgttgtagatttatcatttaCCCACAATTTTACAcgaaaaaattaagattttatGTCATTAAGGTGAattaaattgtatttttattataagttCAGGGTCAAGGGTGAcctttattatgaaaaatacaattttgtTATGCATACTAGCAACGGATCTTAACGTTGTAgttagtatttttgtttttctttccgTGTAAGTTGAGAAGAGAAAATCAAGTCATGTAATGACACGACTATGACATTCCAAAGATTAGTACGACATATTTTAGTGACAACATACACATAAATAAGCCAAACATGTTTATATGTGTAAAAAATTTGTATACAAACTTTAGACATGACTACATAAAGGCATAAAGCTTCAATACAAGCTTTGAAGTCTAGACTCTAGACACAAGTTTTACTCTTAATCTTGGAATATAGATAAAGGACTAGAAAAGGCAATTTCAAGGATGGTTTTCGGTACCGAACCGTACCGAAACCGAAAACAACCAAAAGTGAGAACCGAATACCGTATCGATTACATAGGTGCGGTACTGGTACCGGTTTTTCAGTATCAAAACCGAGTGGTAccgaaagtaaaaaaaaacattgacaAAAATGGTGTTGAATGTGTCAATGATTAGAGAACCATAACTAGCGAAATCTTAACTAGATTTATGAATGTAACTCACAAACAAAATATTGTTTACCCCacaattttttatatgttagtGATAAGAGAATCAAGGTAAGCAAAATCGTTCATACTACTGTATATTATTTCTACCAAAATAGGTTATTACAACCTACAAAAGAGAAGCaagcaagaaaaaaaatattagcaATTTAATTAACAAGATAACGTATATGAACAAAAGGCAATCACGATTTCTCATATGACATTAATGGCAAGATAACACACTTAAGTTCATTTCTCCAATCTTGTTTCTTAGGATTATTAGGTATAGTCTAAGGGCGTTGGCATCGGACGCAATATGAATACATGGTGAATGTGGCACCACCACTCAACATCGTCGCCGACATACGAAAAATAAGTGGTGGTATGAAATGCGTGGTGTGACCATGCGGTCGACCATCCATTTGAGCAATGATTGATTCTTTGTGATAtacccttttctatttattttaagtttatttttttttaaatagtagtGAATAATGAAGTGAGTGGTCGGATGCCAACAAAATTTATATGAGTGGTGACTGGTGAGTGAGTGGTGTAGTTGAGGTGAAATAAAGTGATTGATTATAAGTAAGtggtgaaaaagaaaatgggaGATGGGATGCCCTTTAAGTATACCCAAATTACATATTTTACCTCTGAATACTTAAGTAACGCATATATCCTAACTACTCGTACAAATTTAGCTCTAAACACTTAACATTACTCATTAATTGAAAAATATGATACAAATGTATCGTATGGAGTATGTATACAACTGATTTGATAccttataaaaactttttatacatttttcaaaaatcggTTTCCTTGTTCGGTTTACCGGTACTGAAACGAACAATACCGCAACCAAAATCGTCCCAAATCAAGAAACGATACCGAAACCAAATCCTTGTCGGTACCGATATCCGGTATCGGTACAGAAGCCGATACcaattcggtttcggttttttagGATTTTTGCTCATGGCTAGGCAACTCCATAATATAAACTTCAATACAAGCTTTGAAGTCTAGACTTTAGACGGTAAAAAGTTTACCATCAATGatcgatgatgatgatcaatGGAATGAATTTTCTCTtctttaatgttatatatttgttaagttagttttatttgtatggtttttACTAGCATCTTGTTAGTTTATTAATGAAATATCACCTCTCTaaagaatagaaagaaaaaaaaaaggcaactCTATAATATGAAATTTTGTTTTGGAGCGGTGGAACCACAATTAATATGAAATTACTCAATATGCGGAAAAATTCAAAGGTATGCAGCAGAAATTCAAACCCATCAGATTTTCTTGATTTCAACAAAAGTTCAAACTATGTTTTTTTCCCTCCTGTATAGTCCATGTCAATACTATGCAGTAATAAGTTAGTATACGGTTGATAAACACTTACGTTTGGTTGTGAAATGTCTCACTACTTTGATTTCTTAAACCATAAAAACACAAGGGgtcaatcatttatatatataaatatatatatatagagaaggagagaaaaaaaatgattatggGGCTATTATGCATCTAACTTGGGTGGAAAACCCctacataccaatattttaagggaaaatgatttatgatgttaacatcatatatttttagacgatgttgctctcacaaacttacttaaatcaatttctacatatgtcaaaaagccccccatgattttaatggtttgtgagagcaacatcatccaaccaaaataatgttaacatcatccaagttatccccatattttaatattttgaataaatgtttggccccccatgatttttatagtttaaaaaaggTATGTAAGGGGTTTTTCCActcaacttaggtgcctaacatcCTCAtatttcccctatatatatatgggaaatgaATGTGTGGGACAAcaccacccaacttgggtgaaaacctctcacatcttattttttattccataaaaattaGGGGgcccatcatttattcattaatattaaaatgttaatatgtaAGAGATTTTTTACCCAACTTAAGTGTGTGACAACCAAACACtcactttttccatatatatatatagtgaagggaTCAGATGagaaccaacatatatggtgagaaccgtaagaaacattgaaaaatcatctctaagggctacgcccgtaccgtaacaaCCGTCAACATCTCTTGGATCACCGCCCATAAAATTCATACCATTCCCATATGTGttcggtgacaacccctttagaatgCATGTAGGCCAACGCCCGTATCCATTCGTTTTTTCCTAACACGTAACCcataattttttacaaaaatattttcattattttttttgaatgggtttttgttaaaagaaaataaaaaacaaaaaagaaattcaaaaaatgaaaaaaataaaataaaaaaaccacacaaaaaaaaaagaaagagggaGGGAAAGtagtggttctcacggttctcttCATACTTGTGGTTCTCACATTAAccctaccatatatatatatatatatatatatgggggaagtaaGTATAGAGTTGTCCCTCATATAAGCTTAGATGAGGAACCCTTCacaatttggttttttaatccataaatatcatgggggccccatctaagcttagatggggaacaaccccctactcacttttccctatatatatatatatatatatatgagaaaagtgaatatggggttgttccccatctaagcttagataggAAATAGATGGGGAACACATCacaatcaaatattttaatattttttttgtaatttaaacaaatgatggggcccccatgaattttataattaaaaaaaaatcaaatgtgaGGTGTtctccatctaagcttagatgagggcaaccccatactcactcccctatatatatatatatatatatatataagttttaggtaaaacaaaacaactattaaagtaaaacaaataaaacaatatgtttttcttcagtgataatcaccgtgcatcatgaaaatcatcgtacatcaattgtttcgtgaatcttcatgcatcaattgtttcgtgaatcttcatgcatcaatttaaccatgatctaagagtcaagatcttgtgttatttgttttactttaatacttgttttacaatacccaatccctatatatatatataaattagtatGTGAAAGGTACATCCACCTACTCAATTTTTTCATATGGATAATATAATAGTAGTGGCGGCCCTGAGAAATCAAATGCTCAGTTCGAACCGAGAAAAAAATGCCTCTAACTCTAAGGAATCCAACTATATAagcaaaatttttttatataattgagACATTATAACATTAACAAAATGATAGacattataatattatacttttacatatattgtttatttgttttactctaatagttgttttattttacctaaaacctttacatatataatataatatataaaatttttaaaatttttgtgcACTCAAAATTATGCCCCAAACAAATGTCTTGCTTGCACCCCTCCGGACCTCCCATGTTAATAATACCCCGCAATTACAATATAGTTTCGCCTTTAGGGTTCTTGTCAAAATTTGATATAGTGCTTGAGGcaataatgattaaatttaaAACTCATCAAATCAATTCAACTCAACGCTACTAGGCCAATATAGATATTAGCTTTTCTCGAAAAAATTTGGTCTTTACTCATTTGAAAATGTATATTTTGCAATACCAtatcttttaacatatttaaatGATTTATCATAGATAAAGGAATCTTTTGGTTTTGATAAATGTagaaagtaagaaaaaaaagtgtgtttgggaaatatatttttgaaatttaagtagtacattttttttttttttgctcctTAAAAATAATTGCAACGGGACAGACTTTCTTCGACTGTTACTTCCAGCAATAATTGCTTTTGATGAAGGAAAGTGGAAGGCCAAATGATAATTAAATTCACTATTCAAATTCTTCTTTTTGCATGTACTGTATTAAATTTTGTAGTCGTAATTCATATGTTGTACATGCTGATAATTCTGTTTCTAGCACTGGAAATCACATTTATGATGCAACAACTCGTAAGTTATGCATTAAACTTGTAAAGTGTACTACTAAATGCTAGTTGATTGATGTATATGATAACTAATTCTTTGTTAGCGGTGTCAACCCGTAGTGAACCTTTTCGACAATTCCGTTCCCTAAGGATTTAAATTAAGGACATTCATGTTAGATATATATGTGGATCATCAGATCAAAATTGTATTAACAACTTCAACTCACTTATATTTTATGGTTGTGTCGTGTTGAGTTTTGTTTAAAGCCAAATGATTCCAGCCggtgaaaagaaaatgaaaaaaatagatTAAAAGGAAACAACATGTCAAATGGAAACCGTGACAAAAGTAGTGTTTTTCTGACTTTTTCGTAAATATGAGTTGTGCAAAATGtgttttagtttttcattttaaatttttacaaaatgaAAAGACTTCGTAATTTCTAAaaccaaatgaaaatttttctaaaaaattattttcaaattttctaaaatatatatatatatataatatatatatatattttaatagtttTCTTGGAAAACTATTATTGAAAGgtgtctatttttttttatgtttcttaaaaaattaaactgaaaaataaaaaacgtttTTCACAACCAAATGCATTCTTAAGTTTCATCTTAAGAGtattgtttttgtaatcatGTTTAAGGTATGGGGAAATATGTAATTGATTTTGGCTTATAGTTTTAGgttttctttcatcttttgagTTAACTTTTTGAAGCAAGATCTATACCTAGCTTAGACCATTTTTAAAGGTAAGTTATAGTGGGTTATAGAGGTataaatttaagtaaatatgaGGTTTAATTTGAAGGTGATGGTAGAGTAGAGGGGTTaagtgataaaaaaaagaaaagaaaagtggGGATTGGTTTATGTCAATCGGTATCAATTACGAAAACTTAAATTGGACAAAGAAAGTGATTGTGAAGGCAACCAGTTTTTGCCCCTAACTTAAAATTAGATGTTTGTTCCCGTGTCCCGGCCATTTTGCTACCCATCAAGATGTTGGTATCGATGTAAATTTCAAGGTAAAGTAGTCATAATAAAAAAGCATATACATACATTCGTTTATTAACATGCGGTTTGAGTTATACAAATGTCGATAGATATGTAAGTTTAATATTATACTAGATAATATACATAGCATATAAGATTTAAGTTCATATATACACAATACAAAATATacaatgaaattatttattGAAGATGCTTTATGGTTTGGTTGAATCATGAACATATACAAATTACAACCAAACTGATGTCAAGGAGATGGGCCTCCCAAGTACTGAAGCCACTCTTCAGGGGTCCCCTTTCgcattttcaacatctttatGGCGTTGTTTGTTAAGGGTATGGCAATTATATCATAGTCTTTAGGAGCCTGCAAGAAGACCAAAGTAATAACATATCATTACTATTTGGGTGGATAATAAAGAGATGACATCAAAGATATCTAAATGCCcaattttgttaaaaagttgCATAAAACATAACAATGACACTTGGCTATGTGATCATACAAACCCAATGACAATGTGAACGTAAAATACAGAGAATATAGAACACACATGATATCGAAGTTCATATCAGCACTAATGAGTCTTATATAAGGATATACAATTACTTTGTAGCAACAACTCGACTAAGGGGGACCAATTAGCCACCACAGCTTAACACAACTACCCAATGAACAAATGTAATTGCAATGAAAATTCTGACTCATTTTCAGGGAACTTCTTATCGGGTCGAAAGGGATAAAGGGAAAAATGCAGAAGATAGTAACTTTTTTTAGAACTTAATGAAAAAAGAAGTGTTTGAAATCAATTTAACCTAACTGTGCCCATTATAACTTCTACCAGAAATTTGTTTTATGTGTGACCCATTCCAACTCGCTAGACCAGCCCATGTTATCACCCCTAACATAAGTTTAACATGCAAATACAATTGCTAGAGAACAACCAAGTGGCGGGACTTGAGCATATGATTTGGGGGggccaaaaaattaaaaaaatgtgaaTGTGCATCTTTATATATGAAGCACCATTAATGTAATTATGTTATACGAAATAAAACTAGTTTAATACAATCTAATATAATGTTCTCTGATCAATTCCATTAGTTATAGCATCTATTCTAATAGATATTGCGACTTTAAAGATTTATGTATGAAATCTTTAAAGGGTAACGCTGACAGTAACATGTCTCAGTCCATAACCAATATTCTTGTCCTATCAGACCAGCCAATCCAGCACTAAGCATATTCAGCAATTtccttcataatatatataacgaCTAACAGTTCAGACTTTTGGGGGCCACAACCCCTCCTTGCCCCAACTAAGTTTCGCAAGTAAAGTCATTATAAGGATTGGTAGTTTAACGGGCTGCTTTGCTAGCCTAATAGAATGTGGGCTAAGTTGGTGACAAGTGACAACCTATGGATAAGTGAATTCGTGTGCATTTGAACAGAAGGCTGTAGTAAGGATACAAGAGACTACCTTCGGTGCCTTATGCAGCTTCATATTTGCTTCCTCGGGAGTTTTCTGACCTTTCTTAGAGTTGCAACTTAAACAAGCAGTCACCTTTTAAGAAGAACAACTACATTATCTTTTGTCggtagaatttttttttcagatAACAATTAGCATAGAACACAATATGAGTTTGGTGTTGTATCGTATGAAGATTAGGTAACGAGTCTTAATGTCTTACCAGATTTTCCCAATTCCATTCTCCACCTCGTGACATAGGTAAAACGTGGTCAATAGTTAAGTTCGTGGTTGAAGAACAGTACCTGTTGATATTATAAATAAGTTGTAAGAGCAGTAGAGCGCATTGTAACTATATTTGCTAGCCACAAACCACAGCCGATACCTATCTAGAGCTTCCTCATAGAAATGAAAGACATTCACTTGGTAAACAAACCACATAAATGACACGGTTTTTTTTAGACCTGTAATGTGGAATTTT includes the following:
- the LOC122583229 gene encoding GATA transcription factor 2-like; the encoded protein is MAFCHNISLSGSLPANYPPEQHVLCSLDDLLSGHSVEEVDVNMEWLSIFVEDCLSSSGNCIPPPLKPPQSTTFKAEGTTPEQAKVKETNSMLKIVVPSKARSKIKRSPKCWSKPKMLHQHYWLAESDPKKCTTHNSIGFGTSSSSSGQGQGRKCTHCLSQRTPQWRAGPKGPKTLCNACGVRYKSGRLLPEYRPAKSPTFVNHKHSNSHKKVLEMRMSIIL